The proteins below are encoded in one region of Sphingobium yanoikuyae:
- a CDS encoding transglutaminase-like domain-containing protein codes for MRLAIEATLNYEFSGPTDVLMAVEAAAMADQRIVEQSHIIDNAGPLTNLMGGSAIGRRTWTRSGTGRMLSRYKALVDVDRSAPDLFSLARSPLPSLPQDVLPFIWPSRYCEADRFVSFVCGHFEGLDGGPLVQALVGWVHDNLQYVPGSSDITTTAADTFVAQRGVCRDFAHLTAALIRARDIPARLVSVYAADLDPPDFHAVVEVWLDDAWHMVDATGLAPIEGMVRIAVGRDATDIAFMTIFGSAQMNEQAIHVTRMEEPRDVTAP; via the coding sequence ATGCGTCTCGCGATCGAAGCGACCCTCAACTATGAATTTTCCGGGCCGACCGACGTATTGATGGCCGTCGAGGCCGCCGCCATGGCCGATCAGCGCATCGTCGAACAATCGCACATCATCGACAATGCCGGGCCGCTGACCAATTTGATGGGCGGCAGCGCGATCGGCCGGCGCACCTGGACGCGCAGCGGCACCGGGCGGATGCTCAGCCGCTACAAGGCGCTGGTCGATGTAGACCGGTCCGCGCCCGATCTCTTCTCGCTCGCCCGTTCGCCGCTGCCCAGCCTGCCGCAGGATGTGCTGCCCTTCATCTGGCCCAGCCGCTATTGCGAGGCGGACCGGTTCGTCAGCTTCGTCTGCGGCCATTTCGAAGGGCTGGACGGTGGCCCGCTGGTGCAGGCACTGGTCGGCTGGGTGCATGACAATCTGCAATATGTGCCGGGCAGTTCGGATATCACCACCACCGCCGCCGACACTTTCGTCGCCCAGCGTGGCGTGTGCCGCGACTTCGCGCACCTCACCGCCGCGCTGATCCGCGCGCGCGACATTCCCGCCCGGCTGGTGTCGGTCTATGCCGCCGATCTCGACCCGCCCGATTTCCACGCGGTGGTGGAAGTGTGGCTCGACGACGCCTGGCATATGGTCGACGCGACGGGATTGGCCCCGATCGAGGGGATGGTCCGCATCGCCGTCGGCCGCGACGCCACCGACATCGCCTTCATGACCATCTTCGGCAGCGCCCAGATGAACGAACAGGCGATCCATGTGACGCGGATGGAAGAACCCAGGGACGTTACGGCCCCTTGA
- a CDS encoding alpha-N-arabinofuranosidase, protein MGVQLSGRAWVRTRRSLLAATAGLLAGLAGASAPAAAPGDSAVLTVDTGKPGATIDPNIYGQFVEHLGRGVYEGIWVGPGSPIPNVRGIRSDVVAALRQVKVPVIRWPGGCFADGYHWRDGIGPAAQRPAGINAAWDKSAETNAFGTHEYMDFLDQIGAKAFVSVNVGSGSVREADDWMRYMTAPADSQPGKERAANGHAAPWAVPFIGVGNESWGCGGNMTADTYATAFRHYAAFLRAYSGERAKLIAVGADTDDYEWTEKVMAQAMKWRPNPTPLAYNTERPLMWGLSLHFYSFAGNDWRNKGRNIGFGTDQWAAALARAHLTDELIRRHAAIMDRYDPKKQVAIAVDEWGAWFDSEKDAPSQLYLESTLRDAVIAGMSLNIFNNHADRVRMANVAQMVNVIQSLVLTQGAKMVVTPTWHVFDLYKVHQNATMIPVDVQAPDYVAGAVRLPGLSVSASKDAAGALHLSIVNLDPAAARPVRIDLKGGAWRKASARTLTAATIDTRIRFEGADPFVPGPLPARLAQGQVALTLPSKSVTLVTVE, encoded by the coding sequence ATGGGCGTGCAGCTTTCGGGACGGGCTTGGGTGCGAACGCGGCGATCACTGCTGGCGGCGACGGCGGGCTTGCTCGCCGGTCTTGCCGGCGCATCGGCCCCGGCGGCTGCGCCCGGCGACAGCGCCGTCCTGACGGTCGATACCGGCAAGCCCGGCGCCACCATCGATCCCAATATCTATGGCCAGTTCGTCGAGCATCTGGGCCGCGGCGTCTATGAAGGCATATGGGTCGGGCCAGGCAGCCCCATCCCCAATGTGCGCGGCATCCGCAGCGATGTGGTCGCCGCGCTGCGCCAGGTGAAGGTACCGGTGATCCGCTGGCCGGGCGGCTGCTTTGCCGATGGCTATCATTGGCGCGACGGCATCGGCCCGGCGGCGCAGCGCCCCGCCGGCATCAACGCCGCCTGGGACAAGTCGGCCGAAACCAATGCGTTCGGCACCCATGAATATATGGATTTCCTGGACCAGATCGGCGCCAAGGCCTTCGTGTCGGTCAATGTCGGATCGGGCAGCGTGCGCGAGGCGGACGACTGGATGCGCTACATGACCGCGCCGGCCGACAGCCAGCCGGGCAAGGAACGCGCCGCCAATGGCCATGCCGCACCCTGGGCCGTGCCCTTCATTGGCGTCGGCAATGAAAGCTGGGGCTGTGGCGGCAACATGACCGCCGACACCTATGCCACCGCCTTCCGCCATTATGCCGCCTTCCTGCGCGCCTATTCGGGCGAGCGGGCAAAGCTGATCGCGGTGGGCGCGGATACCGACGATTATGAATGGACCGAAAAGGTCATGGCGCAGGCGATGAAATGGCGCCCCAATCCCACGCCGCTCGCCTACAATACCGAACGCCCGCTGATGTGGGGCCTCTCGCTCCATTTCTACAGCTTCGCCGGCAATGACTGGCGCAACAAGGGGCGCAATATCGGCTTTGGCACCGACCAATGGGCCGCGGCGCTGGCCCGCGCCCATCTGACCGACGAACTGATCCGCCGCCATGCCGCGATCATGGACCGCTATGATCCCAAGAAGCAGGTGGCGATCGCGGTCGATGAATGGGGCGCCTGGTTCGACAGCGAGAAGGACGCGCCCTCGCAGCTCTACCTCGAAAGCACGCTGCGCGACGCGGTGATTGCGGGGATGAGCCTCAACATCTTCAATAATCATGCCGACCGGGTGCGCATGGCCAATGTCGCGCAGATGGTGAACGTCATCCAGTCGCTGGTGCTGACGCAGGGCGCCAAGATGGTGGTGACGCCGACCTGGCATGTGTTCGACCTCTACAAGGTCCATCAGAATGCGACGATGATCCCGGTCGATGTGCAGGCGCCCGACTATGTCGCGGGCGCGGTGCGGCTGCCGGGACTCAGCGTGTCGGCGTCGAAGGATGCGGCGGGCGCGCTGCACCTCAGTATCGTCAATCTCGACCCCGCCGCCGCCCGGCCGGTGCGCATCGACCTGAAAGGAGGCGCATGGCGCAAGGCCAGCGCCCGGACGCTGACCGCCGCGACCATCGACACCCGCATCCGCTTCGAGGGCGCCGATCCCTTCGTGCCCGGCCCGCTGCCGGCGCGGCTGGCGCAGGGCCAGGTGGCGCTGACCCTGCCGTCCAAGTCGGTGACATTGGTGACAGTGGAGTAA
- a CDS encoding isocitrate lyase/PEP mutase family protein codes for MTDTARKRADFRTLHQDGFFLLPNAWDAGSAVRLAKKGFRAIASTSAGAAWAAGKDDGELGRDAVLAHLEMLVAATDLPVNADFENGFADAPEDVAVNVTLAAQTGIAALSIEDWSGSALYDLPLAVERIAAAREAIDRVDPALMLVGRSENFRVPGMAPSESIARAVAYAEAGADCLFVPFLLDHGAVAELVAAVAPRPVNVVIHDYDAAGIAALAALGVRRCSIGASLAQISWAAFDNAAARLKAAEG; via the coding sequence ATGACCGACACCGCCCGCAAACGCGCCGATTTCCGTACCCTGCACCAGGATGGTTTCTTCCTGCTGCCCAATGCGTGGGACGCGGGCAGCGCGGTGCGGCTGGCGAAGAAGGGCTTTCGCGCAATCGCGTCGACCAGTGCCGGCGCGGCCTGGGCGGCGGGTAAGGATGATGGCGAACTGGGCCGCGACGCGGTGCTGGCGCATCTGGAGATGCTGGTCGCGGCGACCGACCTGCCGGTCAACGCGGATTTCGAAAATGGCTTTGCCGATGCGCCCGAGGATGTCGCCGTCAATGTGACGCTGGCGGCGCAGACCGGCATCGCGGCCCTGTCGATCGAGGACTGGTCGGGCAGCGCGCTCTATGACCTGCCGCTGGCGGTGGAGCGGATCGCGGCCGCGCGCGAAGCGATCGACCGGGTCGATCCGGCGCTGATGCTGGTCGGACGCAGCGAGAATTTCCGCGTGCCCGGCATGGCGCCGAGCGAGAGCATCGCCCGCGCCGTCGCCTATGCAGAAGCTGGCGCGGACTGCCTGTTCGTGCCTTTCCTGCTGGACCATGGCGCGGTCGCCGAACTGGTGGCGGCGGTCGCGCCCAGGCCGGTCAATGTCGTCATCCATGACTATGACGCGGCCGGCATCGCCGCGCTGGCGGCGCTGGGCGTGCGCCGTTGCAGCATCGGCGCCAGCCTGGCCCAGATCAGCTGGGCGGCGTTCGACAATGCGGCCGCGCGGTTGAAGGCGGCCGAGGGGTAA
- a CDS encoding ImuA family protein encodes MSESIKSLAALKRHIAALDRTPAPTVGCARLATGHAGLDAALDGGLLRGRVHELFGAAEEEGAAAGLALILARLAADDAPLLWLRTTASAKVGGSPYGPGLAALGLDPARLLIGLMADDAMLLRAAVEGLRCPALGALLIELRGRAPLLDLTASRRLALAAEQSGVTAFLLRVGGDPVPSAAETRWQVAAAPSDPLPGNAPGHSAFALSLLRRRAGPDGLAWRLIWDGEKGAFGDGRHECHEHGQDGQQDGAPLSGALVSLPADRSAADRAA; translated from the coding sequence ATGAGCGAGTCGATCAAAAGTCTCGCCGCGCTGAAGCGGCATATCGCGGCGCTGGACCGGACGCCAGCGCCGACGGTCGGCTGTGCCCGGCTTGCGACCGGCCATGCCGGGCTGGACGCGGCGCTCGACGGCGGCCTCCTGCGCGGGCGGGTGCATGAACTGTTCGGCGCGGCGGAGGAGGAAGGGGCGGCGGCTGGCCTGGCGCTGATCCTCGCCCGGCTGGCGGCGGATGACGCGCCGCTGCTCTGGCTGCGCACTACCGCATCGGCCAAGGTCGGCGGATCGCCCTATGGCCCCGGTCTCGCCGCGCTGGGGCTGGATCCGGCCCGGCTGCTGATCGGGCTGATGGCCGATGACGCAATGCTGCTGCGCGCGGCGGTGGAGGGGCTGCGCTGCCCCGCACTCGGCGCGCTGCTGATCGAATTGCGCGGGCGCGCCCCGCTGCTCGACCTCACTGCCAGCCGGCGATTGGCGCTGGCGGCCGAACAATCGGGCGTCACCGCCTTCCTGCTGCGGGTTGGCGGCGATCCGGTGCCCAGCGCGGCGGAAACCCGCTGGCAGGTGGCGGCCGCCCCATCCGATCCGCTGCCCGGCAATGCGCCGGGGCACAGCGCCTTCGCCCTCAGCCTGCTGCGGCGACGGGCGGGGCCGGACGGGCTGGCCTGGCGGCTGATATGGGATGGCGAGAAAGGGGCTTTTGGAGACGGACGGCATGAATGCCATGAGCATGGACAGGACGGACAGCAGGACGGCGCGCCGCTATCTGGCGCTCTGGTTTCCCTTCCTGCCGATCGATCGGCTGCGGATCGCGCGGCCTGA
- a CDS encoding Y-family DNA polymerase — MDRTDSRTARRYLALWFPFLPIDRLRIARPDLWAAQGDAPAVVVENVRGAMRLATLDADALAAGLTPGMTLADARAREPELRVFEADPHGDQDWLERLCDGCARYTPNAALDSGHGLMLDISGCGHLWDGEAELAQAATDRLERHGMRVRHAIAASPEAAHALARFPAAPAPDEDAAVRRLPVEALELEAESAVALRRAGLRTVGDLAARPAAALAARFGEEAVDALHALLGLGHRPLAPRRPRPAIRVERRFAEPMGSSAHAIKVVAEMAAEAGEQLAERGQGGRRFEAVFFRSDGLAFPIRVETSLPIRDAPAIMRLFQERIDSLSDPLDPGFGFDMLRLTVPRADPMAPTQLALEGGEARKSEGVEALVDRLSIRAGRARIQRLEPRDSHIPEQAQLALPAVEHRAPEGWAPVGEPGDPPMRPLHLFDPPQPIDVVAEVPDGPPHRFRWRRTLHEVTRFEGPERIAPQWWQARDGAIEGESTGRTRDYYRVEDARGRRYWIFRHGLYGAETVHPGWYIHGLFA; from the coding sequence ATGGACAGGACGGACAGCAGGACGGCGCGCCGCTATCTGGCGCTCTGGTTTCCCTTCCTGCCGATCGATCGGCTGCGGATCGCGCGGCCTGACCTCTGGGCCGCGCAGGGCGATGCGCCCGCGGTGGTGGTGGAAAATGTCCGCGGCGCGATGCGGCTCGCGACGCTGGATGCCGATGCGCTGGCCGCGGGCCTCACCCCCGGCATGACGCTGGCCGATGCGCGCGCCCGCGAGCCAGAGTTGCGCGTGTTCGAGGCCGATCCCCATGGCGACCAGGATTGGCTGGAGCGCCTGTGCGACGGTTGCGCCCGCTACACCCCCAATGCCGCGCTCGATTCCGGCCATGGCCTGATGCTCGACATCAGCGGATGCGGTCATTTGTGGGATGGCGAGGCGGAACTGGCGCAGGCCGCGACCGACCGGCTGGAACGGCATGGCATGCGCGTGCGCCACGCCATCGCCGCATCGCCCGAGGCCGCCCATGCGCTCGCCCGTTTCCCTGCCGCCCCCGCGCCGGACGAGGATGCGGCGGTGCGCCGGCTGCCGGTCGAGGCGCTGGAGCTGGAGGCGGAGAGCGCAGTGGCGCTCCGCCGGGCGGGACTGCGCACCGTCGGCGATCTTGCCGCACGCCCGGCCGCCGCGCTCGCCGCCCGCTTCGGCGAGGAGGCTGTGGATGCGCTCCATGCACTATTGGGTCTGGGCCACCGCCCGCTGGCCCCGCGCCGCCCGCGCCCGGCAATCCGGGTCGAGCGGCGTTTTGCCGAACCGATGGGCAGCAGCGCCCACGCGATCAAGGTCGTGGCGGAGATGGCGGCGGAAGCCGGCGAACAACTGGCCGAGCGCGGCCAGGGCGGCCGCCGGTTCGAAGCAGTCTTCTTCCGTAGCGACGGCCTCGCCTTCCCGATCCGGGTCGAAACCAGCCTGCCGATCCGCGACGCGCCGGCGATCATGCGGCTGTTCCAGGAACGGATCGACAGCCTGTCCGACCCGCTCGATCCCGGTTTCGGCTTCGACATGCTGCGCCTCACCGTGCCGCGCGCCGATCCGATGGCACCGACCCAGCTCGCGCTCGAAGGGGGCGAGGCGCGCAAGAGCGAGGGCGTGGAGGCGCTGGTCGATCGCCTGTCGATCCGCGCCGGGCGCGCCCGCATCCAGCGGCTGGAACCACGCGACAGCCATATTCCCGAACAGGCGCAGTTGGCGCTGCCGGCGGTCGAGCATCGCGCGCCCGAAGGCTGGGCGCCGGTCGGCGAACCCGGCGACCCGCCGATGCGCCCGCTCCATCTGTTCGATCCGCCCCAGCCGATCGATGTCGTGGCGGAAGTGCCCGACGGCCCGCCCCACCGTTTCCGTTGGCGCCGCACCCTGCATGAAGTCACCCGGTTCGAGGGGCCGGAACGGATCGCGCCGCAATGGTGGCAGGCCAGGGACGGCGCGATCGAGGGCGAAAGCACCGGCCGCACCCGCGACTATTACCGGGTCGAGGATGCGCGCGGCCGCCGCTACTGGATCTTCCGCCACGGCCTTTATGGCGCGGAGACGGTCCATCCCGGCTGGTATATCCACGGCCTGTTCGCATGA
- a CDS encoding error-prone DNA polymerase, with the protein MSGRRPPPDPAKPRSIDRRELNAIEAAREKTKPAPPRPAPAEPPFAELVSISNYSLLHGASHPADLVGEAIALGLKAIGLADRNSVAGVVRAHVALRDAPEKARAKLLEDKKARGEPESLTPEEEAGCETDLRLIVGARLVFVDGTPDIIVYPASRQGWGKLTRLLTKGNIKAIKGDCILHFADLLDYLDDWRMIILPLSTAQAQQEHDAPPDYAFEDEAVPVPSRHLRLVPPASPPSWQEAARRLQDRVPGRVWLGLSMRYQGRDARHVAMMQAVSRDIGIPLIATNDILYATSGTRPLQDVLTCIREGVTLKTADTRLQPNAERHMKSPTEMARLFAVCPDALAETIRFIDGIDFTLKDLAYEYPHEPVPAGWSPDAWLEDMVRRRARRRYGRQLPPKVRALIGQELRLIRRQNYAYYFLTVHDLVRFARAQKPPILCQGRGSAANSIVCFLLGVTSIDPMEHDLLFSRFVSEERNEPPDIDVDFEHERREEVMQYIYRRYGRARAGIAATVIHYRSRSALREVAKVLGLSEDVVMRLSATVWGSYSGDLGDARFVDAGFALDNGEIQRLRTLVQQLIKTPFPRHLSQHVGGFVLTQDRLDETVPIHNAAMADRSFIEWDKDDIDALNLMKVDVLALGMLSCIRRAYALMNQHGLGRHDLTVDLQSRDPAVYDMLCKGDSIGVFQVESRAQINMLPRLKPLNLYDLTVQVAIVRPGPIEGDMVHPYLRRRCGEETIDYPRPDPNFGPPDELRKLLKDTYGVPLFQEQAMKLAIVAAGFSSSEANQLRRAMATFRNVGTIHHFREKMINGMTARGYEAEFAARCFKQIEGFGSYGFPESHALSFARLVYVSAWIKCHQPAIFACALLNSQPMGFYAPAQLVRDAREHGVAIHDVDVNMSGWDNGLEPLLRSRRADKGEGTGRALALRLGLRQVDGFREQWAAQMVAARAQGGLFTSIEDMARRAGLPARALRLLADADACRSLGQDRRTALWEARRTPSDELPLFAAARRHDRAARELGEETDAMLPAMPLAEQVMDDYAVTRLSLKGHPMQFLRPVFAAEGVLSCAQTSAAKNGTRVRTAGVVLVRQRPGKGNAVFITIEDETGITNILLWARLFELQRRPVMASRLMLVEGEVQRSKEGVVHLMASRIHDRTADLNRLSQSEPPIQAAPAARHPRDVRILPKSRDFH; encoded by the coding sequence ATGAGCGGCCGGCGCCCGCCGCCCGATCCCGCCAAACCCCGATCGATCGACCGGCGCGAATTGAACGCGATCGAGGCAGCCCGAGAAAAAACGAAACCCGCCCCGCCGCGCCCGGCACCGGCCGAGCCCCCCTTCGCCGAACTGGTCTCGATCAGCAATTACAGCTTACTCCATGGCGCATCCCATCCCGCCGATCTGGTGGGGGAAGCGATTGCCCTGGGCCTCAAGGCCATCGGCCTTGCCGATCGCAATAGCGTCGCCGGGGTGGTCCGCGCCCATGTCGCGCTACGTGATGCGCCGGAAAAGGCGCGCGCCAAGCTGCTGGAGGACAAGAAGGCGCGGGGCGAACCCGAAAGCCTGACGCCCGAAGAGGAAGCAGGCTGCGAAACCGACCTGCGCCTGATTGTCGGTGCCCGACTGGTCTTTGTCGATGGCACTCCCGACATCATCGTCTATCCCGCGTCGCGGCAAGGCTGGGGGAAGCTGACCCGATTGCTGACCAAGGGCAATATCAAGGCGATCAAGGGCGACTGCATCCTGCATTTTGCCGACCTGCTCGATTATCTCGACGACTGGCGCATGATCATCCTGCCTTTGTCCACGGCGCAGGCGCAGCAGGAACATGACGCGCCGCCCGATTATGCGTTCGAGGATGAGGCTGTCCCTGTGCCATCCCGGCATTTACGGCTGGTCCCGCCAGCCTCGCCGCCCAGTTGGCAGGAGGCCGCGCGGCGATTGCAAGACAGGGTGCCCGGCCGCGTCTGGCTGGGGCTATCGATGCGCTATCAGGGGCGGGACGCCCGGCATGTGGCGATGATGCAGGCGGTATCACGCGACATCGGGATCCCACTGATCGCGACCAACGATATTCTCTATGCGACGTCCGGCACTCGTCCCCTCCAGGACGTGCTGACCTGTATCCGTGAAGGAGTAACGCTCAAGACGGCAGACACCCGATTGCAGCCCAATGCCGAACGGCACATGAAATCGCCGACGGAGATGGCCCGGCTGTTTGCCGTCTGCCCCGATGCCTTGGCCGAGACGATCCGCTTCATCGACGGGATCGACTTTACGCTGAAGGACCTCGCCTATGAATATCCGCACGAGCCGGTGCCGGCGGGCTGGTCGCCGGACGCCTGGCTGGAGGATATGGTGCGACGGCGCGCCCGGCGGCGCTATGGCCGCCAGCTTCCGCCCAAGGTGCGCGCTCTCATCGGTCAGGAATTGCGCCTGATCCGACGCCAGAACTATGCATATTATTTCCTGACCGTGCATGACCTGGTGCGCTTCGCCCGCGCGCAGAAGCCGCCAATCCTGTGCCAGGGACGCGGATCGGCCGCCAATTCCATCGTCTGCTTCCTGCTCGGGGTCACATCGATCGACCCGATGGAGCATGATCTGCTCTTTTCCCGCTTCGTGTCGGAGGAGCGCAACGAGCCGCCCGATATCGACGTCGATTTCGAGCATGAGCGGCGCGAAGAGGTGATGCAGTATATCTATCGCCGCTATGGCCGGGCCCGTGCCGGCATCGCGGCGACCGTCATCCATTATCGTTCGCGCAGCGCGCTGCGCGAAGTCGCCAAGGTGCTGGGCCTCAGCGAAGATGTGGTGATGCGCCTGTCGGCGACCGTGTGGGGCAGCTATTCGGGCGATCTTGGCGATGCCCGCTTCGTGGATGCCGGCTTTGCCCTCGACAATGGCGAAATCCAGCGGTTGCGCACCCTGGTCCAGCAATTGATCAAGACGCCTTTCCCCCGTCATCTGTCCCAGCATGTCGGCGGTTTCGTCCTCACTCAGGATCGGCTGGACGAGACCGTGCCGATCCATAATGCGGCCATGGCCGACCGCAGTTTCATCGAATGGGACAAGGATGATATCGACGCGCTGAACCTGATGAAGGTCGATGTGCTGGCGCTAGGGATGCTCAGTTGTATTCGCCGGGCCTATGCGCTGATGAACCAGCATGGGCTGGGTCGCCACGACCTGACCGTCGATCTGCAATCCAGGGATCCGGCCGTCTATGACATGCTCTGCAAGGGCGACAGTATCGGTGTCTTCCAGGTCGAGAGCCGAGCACAGATCAACATGTTGCCGCGTCTCAAGCCCCTCAATCTTTATGATTTAACAGTTCAAGTGGCGATCGTGCGACCGGGACCGATCGAGGGTGATATGGTGCATCCCTATCTGCGACGGCGGTGCGGCGAAGAAACCATAGATTATCCTCGTCCCGACCCAAATTTCGGCCCGCCAGACGAGCTTAGAAAATTGCTCAAGGACACTTATGGTGTCCCCCTGTTCCAGGAACAGGCGATGAAGCTGGCCATCGTCGCGGCCGGCTTTTCCTCATCCGAAGCCAACCAGTTGCGCCGCGCCATGGCGACCTTCCGCAATGTCGGGACCATTCATCATTTCCGCGAGAAGATGATCAACGGCATGACCGCGCGCGGTTATGAGGCGGAGTTCGCCGCGCGCTGCTTCAAGCAGATCGAAGGGTTCGGCAGCTATGGCTTTCCCGAAAGCCATGCCCTGTCCTTCGCCCGGCTGGTCTATGTCTCGGCCTGGATCAAATGCCACCAGCCCGCCATTTTCGCCTGCGCCCTGCTCAATTCCCAGCCGATGGGCTTCTATGCCCCGGCCCAACTGGTCCGCGACGCGCGCGAGCATGGCGTCGCCATCCATGATGTCGACGTCAATATGAGCGGCTGGGACAATGGCCTGGAACCGTTGCTGCGCAGCCGTCGCGCGGACAAGGGCGAAGGCACCGGCCGGGCGCTGGCGCTGCGGCTTGGCCTGCGCCAGGTCGATGGCTTCCGCGAACAATGGGCGGCGCAGATGGTGGCGGCGCGGGCGCAGGGCGGCCTTTTCACCAGCATCGAGGATATGGCCCGGCGCGCCGGCCTGCCCGCGCGGGCGCTGCGGCTGCTGGCCGATGCCGATGCCTGCCGCTCGTTGGGGCAGGACCGGCGCACCGCCCTATGGGAGGCGCGCCGTACCCCCTCGGACGAACTGCCCCTGTTCGCCGCCGCCCGCCGGCACGACCGCGCTGCGCGCGAACTGGGGGAGGAGACGGATGCGATGCTGCCCGCCATGCCGCTCGCCGAACAGGTGATGGACGATTATGCGGTGACCCGCCTCTCGCTCAAGGGCCATCCGATGCAGTTCCTGCGTCCGGTGTTCGCGGCCGAAGGCGTGCTGAGCTGCGCCCAGACCAGCGCGGCAAAGAACGGCACCCGCGTCCGCACCGCTGGCGTGGTGCTGGTGCGCCAACGGCCGGGCAAGGGCAATGCCGTCTTCATCACCATCGAGGATGAGACCGGCATCACCAATATCCTGCTCTGGGCGCGTCTGTTCGAGCTGCAGCGCCGCCCGGTCATGGCCAGCCGTCTGATGCTGGTCGAGGGCGAGGTGCAGCGCAGCAAGGAAGGCGTCGTCCATCTGATGGCCAGCCGCATCCACGACCGCACCGCCGACCTCAACCGATTGTCGCAATCCGAACCGCCGATACAGGCCGCCCCCGCCGCCCGTCACCCCCGCGACGTGCGCATTCTACCCAAATCGCGCGACTTCCATTGA